In Paenibacillus dendritiformis, the DNA window GGGCTTCGGCGGTCAAGACAACAGGCGGAAGGGCGCAAGGAGTGGTTGGAGCAGCAGAAGCTGAAGTTATCCATCCAGATTGCGGAGACCCGGAATATCCAGGATATTCTCAGTCTGATCAGCGATATGCTTCACCGTGTCGTAGATGTGGAAGGAGTCTGTATGGTCTGGCATGACGGGACCCGACGGGTTGTACACGGCACAGGCCGCTACAAAGACATCAGCGGCTATGAGGAAGACGCCCGCTGGCTAGATCGCGGCTTTTTGGAACGAGGATTCGATTTCGAATATGTTGTCCCCGTTCCCGGAACCGCCGGAACGGCCACTGCAGGATATCTGTGCATGGGCCCCAAGAGCAATCTGTCGCTCTTCTCCATGGAAGAGAAGAGGCTAATCGACGAGATTGGCAGGGAAGCCGGCCGGCTATTGACCAATGCCAGACTGCTGACCGGATTGCAGAAAGAGTTTCAACATACAAAAGGGCAGCACGCGTGTGAACCTCATCCTCTTCATGATGACATTCGGCAGATGAACCGTCTGTTAATGGAGGCCCAGCAAGCCGAGCGGGTTCGGCTCTCCTATTATCTGCATGATCGGCTGTTGCAGAATCTGATTTTCCTATCGAGAGATCTGGAGGAGATGGCGAATCAGGGACGGGCCGATACCCGGCAGATCGCGTCCTGGCTGAAGTGCCTCTATGATTCGCAGCAGGATATCCGGGCGCTGTGTGATGAGTTGTATCCGCATATTGTAGATAAAGCCGGGCTGGAGGAGTCCTTGCGCTGGCTGCTGCGGACTGCCGGAGAGAAGGGCGGGCTGCGTGCAGCGCTTCATTACGATTGGCCGGGAGAAGAGCCGGACCCCTTGCTGAAGTCCAATCTTTTCCGAATGATCCGTGAGCTTGTCCATAATGTGCTGAAGCATGCCGAAGCCACGCAGCTTGATGTTCGCGTCAAGCGGGCAGAGGGTGAGGATATATATTGCACGGTAAGCGATGACGGCAAGGGTTTCGATGCAGGCGCTTTTCTGGAACACATCGGATCCCGGGAAGGCGCGCATCTTGGACTTATCTCGGTCAACAGCCAGATCGGTGATCTTGGCGGAGAGATGGAGCTTCATTCCACACCGGGAGAGGGGACAAGGATAACGCTGCGGCTGCGGTCTGCAGCTTCAAGTGAAATAGGAGGGAACCCATAATGGCGTCCGAAATCAAGGTTGTCTTGCTTGATGATCATCCCCTTGTGATAGATGCATTAAAACATCGCCTGGAGCAGGAAGAAGATATTCGCGTAACGGGAACGTTTGCCGATCCGCGGCTCTTGCTGGAGCAAATCCGCCGGAATAAGCCGGATGTGCTGGTGATGGATATTTCCATGCCGCATATAGACGGCTTTCAGTTGGCCGTTCTGTTGAAGAAGGAATATGGTTCTGCTCTTAAAATCATCATGCTGTCTGGCTATACATATGAAGAATTCTATCTGAAGGCCTATGAGATTGGCGTGAACGCCTATTTGTCCAAGCAGGCTTCTTACGTCCAGATTATTAATGCGATTAGGCAGAGCCTGGCAGGTCATATGCTGGTTCCTGAACATCTGTTCGCAGCTTATGGGCAGGATAAGCTGACGCCCACGGAGCGTGAGGTGCTGGTTAGGGTTTCACGGGAGATGAGCAATAAGGAGATTGCCAGAGAACTCGGCATCAGCCAGCGGACGGTGGAATACCATCTAACCTCCATTCTTCAGAAAATGGGGGTCAAGTCGCGTGTGGGGGCGGTCGCCAAAGGATATGAGCTGGGGGTGATTGGAGCGGCCGTATCGAACCAGCAACAATAGAATGGGTGTCAAGTTCGATTAGAGACTTATGAATCTGTAAATAAGTATATGTTCAATCAAACTTGATTGGCTCTGTGCCTATCAAGTTTTTTTGTTTTTAACGCACGCTATGACATAAATCACACTTTGTATTTTAAATGTGTCTAAAT includes these proteins:
- a CDS encoding ATP-binding protein; protein product: MGKPYAKLSPLIAALLAIFLVLTVYIHMETLRHPYIGAVLQRAEEGWKVSELDPSGKAATEDVRLGDRVLAVNGLPVDKQFADKPKSSLVRASTAEFMRGDGSVYEIRIETESRDVLQSAVSIVAAVLLQIIGLLAYYKNPVSSAVRQFCLLNYVMALVILTVYSTELLVSDLILSLCSVWLPYLLLSFCVSFVLRAAPAVWSKALFCFRLACILFSCYTIWTVSQHEIPGWIRETVHLVFMMTLLFILLMIRLYWNSMDRVEKNHALGLGAGLCFSFLPYLFLYAIPDLLWNGYILAPEYALIGLVPLSGVFLYILDKRSMVDMNIYLPRLMVHILYYGGVFLLIAFANRMERPVWTAVLFGGFAAGTFVYRRGLRRSRQQAEGRKEWLEQQKLKLSIQIAETRNIQDILSLISDMLHRVVDVEGVCMVWHDGTRRVVHGTGRYKDISGYEEDARWLDRGFLERGFDFEYVVPVPGTAGTATAGYLCMGPKSNLSLFSMEEKRLIDEIGREAGRLLTNARLLTGLQKEFQHTKGQHACEPHPLHDDIRQMNRLLMEAQQAERVRLSYYLHDRLLQNLIFLSRDLEEMANQGRADTRQIASWLKCLYDSQQDIRALCDELYPHIVDKAGLEESLRWLLRTAGEKGGLRAALHYDWPGEEPDPLLKSNLFRMIRELVHNVLKHAEATQLDVRVKRAEGEDIYCTVSDDGKGFDAGAFLEHIGSREGAHLGLISVNSQIGDLGGEMELHSTPGEGTRITLRLRSAASSEIGGNP
- a CDS encoding response regulator — protein: MASEIKVVLLDDHPLVIDALKHRLEQEEDIRVTGTFADPRLLLEQIRRNKPDVLVMDISMPHIDGFQLAVLLKKEYGSALKIIMLSGYTYEEFYLKAYEIGVNAYLSKQASYVQIINAIRQSLAGHMLVPEHLFAAYGQDKLTPTEREVLVRVSREMSNKEIARELGISQRTVEYHLTSILQKMGVKSRVGAVAKGYELGVIGAAVSNQQQ